The proteins below are encoded in one region of Polypterus senegalus isolate Bchr_013 chromosome 2, ASM1683550v1, whole genome shotgun sequence:
- the LOC120523976 gene encoding mesenteric estrogen-dependent adipogenesis protein-like, whose amino-acid sequence MSQGGKWRVSRGSTSRGFSVGLTSISSGELSSLTTCNCEIAVLPLELLIQLQGNYFEKTENVLKIQNHFGGYNVFCEKNVVLDGKLYEVENFMERFIVLESHKDYKDFRENLLTKPLILFTKAWRMKKVLLNCENNGKTFAVIVNTRHPVIHYEIENGLNNIISSVWGESYELQFDFAETIKEFFAMTGYDTDVKGLSFSFRFKADTFIDLFYMLGFSNKKVPVKGKVLNLFSSIEEKKNKVKMFLEKISEPYIKRTSVSDRRMSSLSTGSVDDDVFSGSPSTTHPRASLVGQSPLLAIYE is encoded by the exons ATGTCTCAAGGGGGCAAGTGGCGTGTTTCCAGGGGTAGCACGAGTCGCGGTTTTTCGGTGGGCTTAACTTCGATTTCCTCTGGAGAACTTAGTTCTTTGACCACCTGCAACTGTGAAATTGCCGTGTTGCCACTGGAGCTGCTAATTCAGCTACAGGGAAACTACTTCGAGAAAACGGAAAATGTGCTTAAAATCCAAAACCATTTTGGAGGATACAATGTTTTTTGCGAGAAAAACGTAGTGCTAGACGGAAAACTGTACGAGGTGGAAAACTTCATGGAGAG GTTTATTGTCCTCGAAAGTCATAAGGATTACAAGGACTTCAGGGAAAATCTGCTAACAAAACCTCTTATTCTCTTTACAAAagcctggaggatgaagaaagtGTTGCTTAACTGTGAAAACAATG gaaaaactTTTGctgtaattgtaaatacaagGCATCCTGTTATACATTATGAGATAGAAAATGGATTGAATAATATCATATCGTCAGTCTGGGGAGAGAGTTATGAACTTCAG ttTGACTTTGCAGAAACAATCAAAGAGTTTTTCGCAATGACTGGTTATGACACTGATGTTAAAGGTCTGAGTTTTAGCTTCAGATTCAAAGCAGATACCTTCATTGACCTTTTCTACATGTTGGGATTCAGTAACAAAAAAGTCCCAGTAAAAGGGAAAGTCTTGAATCTATTTTCCTCTattgaagaaaagaagaacaaagtaaaaatgttcCTGGAGAAAATTAGTGAACCCTACATAAAGCGAACCAGTGTTTCTGATCGCAGAATGAGCTCCCTGTCCACAG GCTCGGTTGATGATGATGTCTTCAGTGGCTCACCAAGTACTACACATCCCAGAGCATCCCTTGTAGGGCAAAGTCCTTTACTTGcaatttatgaataa